Proteins from a genomic interval of Candidatus Didemnitutus sp.:
- a CDS encoding adenylyltransferase/cytidyltransferase family protein, whose amino-acid sequence MSSPADQLPNPKLFSLAGAVALRERLRAAGKRVALTNGVFDLLHTGHLYYLQQARSRGDALFIALNADASVKQLKGPLRPVQTETERAYALAALACVDAVVIFREKRLIAEIRALRPDVYVKAGDYTLEKLDPDERGALQEGGTQIEFMPFLAGFSTTSLIAKIKAAGEI is encoded by the coding sequence GTGAGTTCGCCCGCCGACCAATTGCCGAACCCGAAACTGTTTTCCCTCGCGGGAGCCGTGGCCTTGCGCGAGCGACTGCGCGCAGCGGGCAAACGCGTGGCCTTGACCAACGGGGTGTTCGACCTGTTGCACACCGGCCATCTTTACTATCTCCAGCAGGCGCGGTCGCGCGGCGACGCGCTCTTCATCGCGCTCAATGCCGATGCGAGCGTGAAGCAGCTCAAAGGTCCGCTGCGGCCCGTGCAGACGGAGACGGAGCGGGCCTACGCGCTCGCCGCACTGGCGTGCGTTGACGCTGTGGTGATTTTCCGCGAGAAACGGCTGATCGCGGAGATCCGCGCGCTGCGGCCGGACGTCTACGTGAAAGCGGGCGACTACACGCTCGAGAAGCTCGATCCCGACGAGCGCGGCGCCTTGCAGGAAGGCGGCACGCAGATCGAGTTCATGCCGTTCCTGGCGGGATTCAGCACGACCAGCCTGATCGCGAAGATCAAGGCGGCGGGGGAAATCTAG
- a CDS encoding 50S ribosomal protein L11 methyltransferase, with protein sequence MVLEDKPSGRAWLTGYFDSRAQAEESWRAFATGLESDWRRGEPELRELPDADWKDSYKAHFKASSFGPLHWVPVWERETFRLPAGEKVLWLDPGMAFGTGNHETTRLVAERLVAFAAEKGTAARVIDAGCGSGILALSAALLGFREVSGFDNDPEAIRVSEENAALNQLSGRVEFFVGDLTSGWKHAPAGLVMANIQADVLVRFTSELLGAVAPGGWLVLSGILERELADVRGAFAAAAPGWRLDARVMGEWSDLLLVRP encoded by the coding sequence ATGGTGCTCGAGGACAAGCCGAGCGGTCGGGCGTGGCTGACGGGGTATTTCGACTCACGCGCGCAGGCGGAGGAGAGCTGGCGGGCGTTTGCCACCGGGCTCGAAAGCGACTGGCGGCGCGGCGAGCCCGAGCTGCGCGAGTTGCCCGATGCCGATTGGAAGGACAGCTACAAGGCGCACTTCAAGGCGTCGTCTTTCGGCCCGTTGCACTGGGTGCCGGTGTGGGAGCGCGAGACGTTCCGGTTGCCGGCGGGGGAAAAAGTGCTGTGGCTCGATCCCGGCATGGCGTTCGGCACGGGGAATCACGAGACGACGCGCTTGGTGGCGGAGCGGCTGGTCGCTTTTGCCGCGGAAAAAGGCACGGCGGCGCGCGTGATCGATGCGGGCTGCGGCTCGGGCATCCTCGCGCTGTCGGCGGCGTTGCTGGGATTTCGCGAAGTCAGCGGTTTCGACAACGACCCGGAGGCGATCCGCGTGAGCGAAGAGAATGCGGCGCTGAACCAGTTGAGTGGGCGCGTGGAGTTCTTCGTGGGCGATCTCACCAGCGGTTGGAAGCACGCGCCGGCGGGCCTGGTGATGGCGAATATCCAGGCGGACGTGTTGGTGCGATTCACGAGCGAGTTGCTTGGTGCCGTAGCGCCGGGCGGTTGGCTGGTGCTCAGCGGCATCCTCGAACGCGAGCTGGCGGACGTGCGGGGGGCTTTCGCAGCGGCGGCGCCAGGCTGGCGCTTGGATGCGCGCGTGATGGGCGAGTGGAGCGACTTGCTGCTGGTGAGGCCGTGA
- a CDS encoding chromophore lyase CpcT/CpeT yields the protein MRKLLFFAAALLAAPLFASDTASTLALERLATLLTGSFSSADQALADRNYRNTTLHAVRIWTNRDDGPWLYVEQALADAPDQPYRQRVYQLALSRDGALEARIFTLDDPIKATGAWRKSLPLSDLTPTRLAFNEGCTVYFHAMPDGSLLGATQGDGCASDLRGATHATTEATLTSDKIIWWERGFNAAGRQVWGSATGGYLFKRVAAP from the coding sequence ATGCGTAAACTCCTCTTTTTCGCCGCCGCGCTCCTCGCCGCTCCTCTATTCGCCAGCGACACCGCCTCCACGCTCGCTCTCGAACGCCTCGCGACGCTTCTAACGGGTTCGTTCTCCTCTGCCGATCAAGCCCTCGCGGACAGAAACTACCGCAACACCACCCTGCATGCCGTCCGCATCTGGACCAATCGCGACGACGGACCGTGGCTCTACGTCGAGCAAGCCCTCGCCGACGCCCCCGATCAACCCTACCGTCAGCGCGTCTACCAACTCGCCCTCTCCCGCGACGGCGCGCTCGAGGCCCGCATCTTCACGCTGGACGATCCCATCAAAGCCACCGGCGCCTGGCGAAAATCCCTGCCGCTCTCCGACCTAACGCCCACCCGCCTCGCCTTCAACGAAGGCTGCACCGTTTATTTCCACGCCATGCCCGACGGCTCGCTTCTTGGAGCCACGCAAGGCGACGGTTGCGCCAGCGATCTCCGCGGTGCAACGCACGCAACCACTGAAGCCACGCTGACTTCGGATAAAATCATCTGGTGGGAACGCGGCTTCAACGCCGCCGGCCGCCAAGTCTGGGGCTCTGCCACCGGTGGCTACCTCTTCAAGCGCGTCGCCGCGCCATAG
- the accC gene encoding acetyl-CoA carboxylase biotin carboxylase subunit, translating into MIQKVLIANRGEIALRVIRACRELGIKTLAVYSEADVQSLHVQLADEAICIGGPKSADSYLRADRIISAAEIADVDAIHPGYGFLSENAKFAEQCESCNIKFIGPKSKSIRIMGDKAIAKDTVRKAGVPTVPGSDGPVESETEAVKIARKIGYPVIIKAVAGGGGRGMRIAHNDVSFAKEYHVARAEAEKAFGNGAVYIEKYIQNPRHIEFQILADSHGKVLHLGERDCSVQRRHQKLIEEAPSPFLTADLRKKMGKAAVKAAESAEYQNAGTIEFLVDPKGNYYFIEMNTRIQVEHPVTEEVTGIDLIKQQIRVANGEKLNLDQSDITWTKHAIECRINAEDPARNFAPSPGTISLYYAPGGNGVRVDSHVYSGYAIPPYYDSMIGKLICFGETRKVALQRSYRALSEYLVRGIKTTIPLHKAIMSDPTFIEGKATTAYMEDFMARTPPDLF; encoded by the coding sequence ATGATTCAAAAGGTCCTCATCGCCAACCGCGGTGAAATCGCCCTTCGCGTGATTCGCGCCTGCCGCGAACTCGGTATCAAGACGCTCGCCGTCTACTCCGAGGCCGACGTTCAATCGCTTCACGTCCAACTCGCCGACGAGGCCATCTGCATCGGCGGACCGAAGAGTGCCGACAGCTATCTGCGCGCCGATCGCATCATCAGTGCGGCCGAGATTGCCGACGTCGACGCGATCCATCCAGGCTACGGCTTCCTCTCCGAAAACGCGAAATTCGCCGAGCAGTGCGAGTCTTGTAACATCAAGTTCATCGGTCCTAAGTCCAAGAGCATCCGCATCATGGGCGATAAAGCGATCGCGAAGGACACCGTGCGCAAAGCCGGCGTTCCCACGGTCCCCGGCTCCGACGGTCCGGTCGAATCCGAGACTGAGGCCGTCAAAATTGCCCGCAAGATTGGCTACCCGGTTATCATCAAGGCCGTCGCAGGCGGCGGCGGCCGCGGCATGCGCATCGCGCACAACGACGTTTCCTTCGCCAAGGAATACCACGTCGCCCGCGCCGAGGCGGAAAAGGCCTTCGGCAACGGTGCCGTCTACATCGAGAAATACATCCAGAATCCGCGCCACATCGAGTTTCAGATCCTTGCCGACAGCCACGGCAAGGTCCTGCACCTCGGCGAGCGCGACTGCTCGGTCCAGCGCCGCCACCAAAAGCTCATCGAAGAGGCTCCCTCGCCCTTCCTGACGGCCGATTTGCGCAAGAAAATGGGCAAAGCCGCCGTCAAAGCCGCCGAGTCCGCCGAGTATCAGAACGCCGGCACCATCGAGTTCCTCGTCGATCCGAAGGGTAATTACTACTTCATCGAGATGAACACGCGCATTCAGGTCGAGCATCCGGTCACCGAAGAGGTCACCGGCATCGACCTGATCAAGCAGCAGATCCGCGTGGCCAACGGCGAGAAGCTCAACCTCGACCAAAGCGACATCACCTGGACGAAACACGCCATCGAGTGCCGCATCAACGCCGAGGATCCCGCCCGCAACTTCGCCCCGTCACCCGGCACGATCTCGCTCTACTACGCCCCCGGCGGCAACGGCGTCCGCGTCGATTCCCACGTCTACAGCGGCTACGCCATTCCGCCCTACTACGACTCGATGATCGGCAAGCTCATCTGTTTCGGCGAGACCCGTAAAGTCGCCCTCCAGCGCTCCTACCGCGCCCTCTCCGAATACCTTGTCCGCGGCATCAAAACCACAATTCCCCTCCACAAAGCGATCATGAGCGACCCGACCTTCATCGAAGGCAAGGCCACCACCGCCTACATGGAGGATTTCATGGCCCGCACACCGCCCGATCTCTTCTGA
- the accB gene encoding acetyl-CoA carboxylase biotin carboxyl carrier protein encodes MKRSDLTEFEVEEQGFKIKIKRNSGEPVIVGASAGYSAPPFPVAPAAEIPKTSAAPAPASPATAAGNDEAGFAYVKSPMVGTFYRSPSPDSPPFADAGSKIEEKSVVCIIEAMKIMNEIQAEVKGTVVEVLVENGQPVEYGQRLFKVKAN; translated from the coding sequence ATGAAGCGCTCGGACTTAACCGAGTTTGAGGTGGAGGAACAGGGCTTCAAGATTAAGATTAAGCGCAATTCCGGCGAGCCCGTCATTGTGGGCGCTTCCGCGGGCTACTCCGCCCCCCCTTTCCCGGTGGCCCCCGCAGCCGAGATCCCTAAGACCTCTGCAGCACCGGCACCAGCCAGTCCGGCGACAGCCGCGGGCAACGACGAAGCCGGCTTCGCTTACGTAAAATCCCCGATGGTTGGCACGTTTTATCGATCGCCGTCTCCCGACAGTCCGCCATTCGCCGACGCGGGCAGCAAGATCGAGGAAAAATCCGTGGTCTGCATCATCGAAGCGATGAAGATCATGAACGAAATCCAAGCCGAAGTGAAGGGCACCGTCGTCGAGGTCTTGGTCGAGAACGGCCAGCCCGTCGAATACGGGCAGCGCCTCTTCAAGGTGAAGGCTAACTAA
- a CDS encoding IS3 family transposase, producing MVSAFAVGAMRACRVVQLSTSSYYYKAVPDPEELALRHRLRELAGVRVRFGYRRLTIMLRREGWLVNAKRVFRLYREEGLGLRKKFLKKRVAVLRGPYVKPERINQLWAMDFMADRLEDGRSFRILTLIDTFTREALCVWPEHGMSAAKVAAQLEAIARVRSLPESIRVDNGSEFYSREMDAWAYRRNVRLDFIRPGKPTENGHIESFNGRVRDECLNVHLFFSITDAQQKLEAWRREQMLQAELRARYAEDIRAVAAAVVVVRIARWRQTRGSEPRRTL from the coding sequence ATGGTCTCGGCGTTCGCAGTGGGTGCGATGCGGGCGTGCAGGGTGGTGCAGTTGTCGACCTCGAGCTATTACTACAAAGCGGTTCCGGATCCCGAGGAGCTGGCGTTGCGGCATCGCCTGCGTGAGTTGGCGGGAGTGCGCGTGCGCTTCGGCTATCGCCGACTGACGATTATGCTTCGCCGTGAAGGGTGGCTGGTGAACGCCAAACGCGTGTTCCGGCTTTATCGAGAGGAAGGCCTCGGGCTGAGAAAGAAGTTTTTGAAGAAGCGGGTGGCCGTCCTCCGCGGGCCCTATGTGAAGCCGGAACGTATCAATCAGCTTTGGGCGATGGATTTTATGGCGGACCGGCTCGAGGACGGCCGCTCGTTCCGCATCCTGACGTTGATCGACACCTTCACGCGCGAGGCGCTCTGTGTCTGGCCCGAGCATGGCATGAGCGCCGCAAAGGTCGCGGCTCAGCTCGAAGCGATCGCTCGCGTTCGTTCATTGCCGGAGTCGATCCGCGTCGACAACGGTTCCGAGTTCTACAGCCGGGAGATGGATGCGTGGGCGTATCGACGCAACGTGCGGCTCGACTTCATCCGTCCCGGGAAGCCAACGGAGAACGGACACATCGAGAGCTTCAACGGTCGCGTGCGCGATGAATGTCTGAACGTCCATCTGTTCTTCTCGATCACTGACGCGCAGCAGAAGCTTGAAGCGTGGCGAAGAGAACAGATGCTTCAAGCCGAGCTTCGTGCACGCTACGCAGAAGATATAAGAGCAGTAGCGGCCGCTGTTGTAGTCGTGCGCATTGCACGGTGGCGCCAAACGCGCGGCAGTGAGCCTCGACGGACTCTATGA
- a CDS encoding transposase → MKQKRYTEEQIVYALKQVSAGQKITELCRQMGVSEATFYNWRKKYEGMCVSEVRELRQLREENQKLKQLVADLSLDKHMLKEIIAKKL, encoded by the coding sequence ATGAAGCAGAAGAGATACACTGAGGAACAGATCGTCTACGCGCTGAAGCAGGTTTCAGCCGGCCAGAAGATCACGGAACTGTGCCGCCAGATGGGCGTGAGTGAAGCGACGTTCTACAACTGGCGGAAGAAGTATGAGGGCATGTGCGTGAGCGAGGTGCGCGAGCTCCGCCAACTGCGCGAGGAGAACCAGAAGCTGAAGCAGTTAGTGGCGGACCTCAGCTTGGACAAGCATATGCTCAAGGAGATCATCGCAAAAAAACTCTGA
- a CDS encoding HDOD domain-containing protein, whose translation MLPKLKRLLSDSNSSLHEVVDLVRLDPGIAARVLQIGNSAYYNQGLRCYTVDEAVHRVGYEQIYQLVSNAVASEVLVRPLVVYQVEADGLWENAIACAIAAEMIAAGLNIDRDIAYTIGLLHQVGMVAVNEWLERSMPQLRFTRGALPLETCEEERRLLGFHNGEAGAALLRLWDFPAVMSEPVRWQYLPAATAAHGQLASLLNLAKWIRTVAIEGDGARPPDERLLRKVAINTSRAKQLVEAVRAELGRIRAILGAAESERHVMGFPSGMREVVAVRD comes from the coding sequence GTGCTGCCCAAGCTGAAGCGCTTGCTGAGCGATAGTAACTCATCCTTGCACGAAGTCGTGGATCTTGTGCGACTCGACCCCGGAATCGCGGCGCGCGTGCTACAGATCGGAAATTCCGCCTACTACAACCAAGGCTTGCGCTGCTACACGGTGGACGAAGCCGTGCACCGCGTCGGCTACGAGCAGATCTACCAACTGGTGTCGAATGCCGTCGCATCCGAAGTCTTGGTGCGCCCGCTTGTCGTCTATCAGGTGGAGGCCGACGGGTTGTGGGAGAATGCCATCGCTTGCGCCATCGCCGCAGAAATGATCGCCGCGGGGCTGAATATCGACCGAGATATAGCCTACACCATCGGACTCCTGCACCAAGTCGGCATGGTTGCCGTGAACGAATGGCTGGAGCGCTCGATGCCTCAGCTGCGTTTCACCCGCGGAGCATTGCCGCTGGAGACATGCGAAGAGGAGCGGCGACTTCTGGGCTTTCACAACGGGGAAGCGGGAGCGGCGTTGCTGAGGCTGTGGGATTTTCCGGCCGTGATGTCGGAGCCGGTCCGCTGGCAATATCTGCCTGCCGCAACCGCCGCACACGGACAACTGGCATCGCTCCTCAATCTCGCGAAATGGATTCGCACCGTAGCGATCGAGGGTGACGGAGCGCGGCCACCGGATGAGCGATTACTACGCAAGGTGGCAATCAACACGAGCCGCGCGAAGCAATTGGTGGAGGCAGTCCGCGCGGAGCTCGGTAGAATTCGGGCAATTTTAGGAGCCGCGGAGAGCGAGCGCCACGTGATGGGATTCCCGTCGGGCATGCGCGAGGTGGTTGCCGTTAGAGACTGA
- a CDS encoding tetratricopeptide repeat protein — protein MIRPLHILPGARILTVLFLAAVILLTARGSENAAASEKPPAGTAEEHETSAPALSAEARGLLKLGASLTERGDYAAAEIAYRQILFSGTFKKPEQQEALIGMARCYRKQGTYTKAAAIYEKYLKEFPEDGRVPDVLLDLGRTLRAMGAYKLAIARFYSVLNSTLKLPADAFDHYQLLAKTAQFEIAETHFESGNFVDAGKFFSRLRLLDLAPADRARAHFKSAYALQLAGETDAAIATLRTYLEQWPHDENVPEARFLLATTLRKIGRNDEALAETFALLRGEKTQSEAEPKRWAYWQRRTGNQLANEFFHAGDTPHALAIYQGLSALSNEPSWQLPVLYQVALCQEQLRAIDRARETYQNIVSTVAKAGNTSAELNELAKMAAWRINNMTWQDQADRKLNSAFSTTTGQTPPPTATSHDAPGSATAAPATL, from the coding sequence ATGATCCGCCCGCTTCATATCCTTCCCGGCGCCCGTATTCTCACGGTGCTTTTTCTCGCCGCTGTCATTCTCCTCACCGCACGCGGTTCGGAGAACGCTGCCGCCAGCGAGAAGCCGCCCGCCGGGACTGCGGAGGAACACGAGACCAGTGCCCCCGCACTCTCCGCCGAAGCGCGCGGACTGCTGAAACTCGGCGCGAGCCTGACCGAGCGCGGCGACTACGCCGCCGCCGAAATCGCTTACCGGCAGATCCTGTTTTCCGGCACATTCAAGAAACCGGAACAACAGGAAGCGCTGATCGGCATGGCCCGCTGCTATCGGAAGCAAGGCACCTATACGAAAGCCGCCGCGATCTACGAAAAGTATCTGAAGGAATTTCCCGAAGACGGCCGCGTGCCCGATGTCTTGCTCGATCTGGGCCGGACGCTGCGCGCCATGGGAGCCTACAAGCTCGCGATCGCACGCTTCTACAGCGTGTTGAACTCGACGTTGAAGCTGCCGGCCGACGCGTTCGACCACTACCAGCTGCTCGCCAAGACCGCGCAGTTCGAGATCGCCGAGACGCATTTCGAATCCGGCAACTTCGTGGACGCGGGGAAATTTTTCTCCCGCCTCCGCCTGCTCGATCTGGCACCGGCCGACCGCGCCCGGGCGCACTTCAAATCCGCCTACGCACTGCAACTCGCGGGAGAGACCGACGCGGCGATCGCCACGTTGCGAACCTACCTCGAACAGTGGCCGCATGACGAAAACGTTCCGGAAGCGAGATTCCTGCTCGCCACGACATTGAGAAAGATCGGCCGCAACGACGAGGCCCTCGCCGAAACGTTTGCCCTTTTGCGCGGCGAGAAAACGCAATCCGAAGCCGAGCCGAAACGCTGGGCCTACTGGCAGCGCCGCACTGGCAACCAACTCGCCAACGAATTCTTTCACGCCGGAGACACCCCACACGCGCTCGCCATCTACCAAGGTTTGTCCGCCCTCTCGAACGAGCCGAGCTGGCAGCTGCCGGTGCTCTACCAAGTCGCGCTTTGTCAGGAACAATTGCGCGCCATCGATCGAGCGCGCGAAACCTACCAGAACATCGTCTCGACGGTCGCAAAGGCCGGCAATACTTCCGCAGAGCTGAACGAACTCGCCAAAATGGCCGCGTGGCGCATAAACAACATGACCTGGCAGGACCAAGCCGATCGAAAGCTCAATTCCGCGTTTTCGACGACCACCGGCCAAACGCCACCACCAACCGCGACGAGTCATGACGCCCCTGGAAGCGCTACAGCAGCACCTGCAACTCTGTGA
- a CDS encoding PAS domain S-box protein gives MSVVISDSIAGAGAFPPPEALLGAWAGSDALVYCRDWEGRILAANHAFARKFGCPQIDLTGRPVAAWLHQDDAPALAAADAELNQEPRRASCESRWLTPQGWRWIAWEEKAIGEGDVWIGVRSVGHDITRQRVAEDQYFKLSRAVEQSPVAIAITDADGNVQYVNAKFTEATGYTLERLLDEDVQVLREGHPDENSYQQFWETVRRGQEWRGELTREGPDGRKVFESVQVCCLRSPTGEVTNFLCLREDITGRKTLEDQLRQAQKMESLGTLAGGIAHDFNNIIAVMNGYAEFALLNPGDVALLEKCIREIKKASQRASGLVRQILTFSRKAEVRFAPLDLNQLTRELVALLSETFPRNLTFSFALEENLPPLLADQNQLQQVILNLCVNARDAMPSGGSITVTTSRVEGAAVPPAIVGARACACLAIADTGTGMTPEVRARIFEPFFTTKAVNQGTGLGLAVVYGIVASHEGAIEVESALGKGSTFKVYLPLADTAVPPAVATKASEFPGGSESLLVVDDEAPLRLLLDAALSRKGYSVRSAGDGLEAIEVIASTGDKLDAVLLDLNMPGANGLEVYRVIRATNPKLKVLVLTGHLTPETRTEFERMGARHFVKKPYTLEELGRALRAVLDGKEPRY, from the coding sequence ATGTCAGTTGTGATCAGCGATTCCATCGCGGGCGCAGGCGCGTTCCCGCCGCCGGAGGCTTTGCTTGGCGCTTGGGCCGGGAGCGACGCGCTCGTCTATTGTCGTGACTGGGAGGGCCGCATCTTGGCGGCCAACCACGCTTTTGCGCGCAAGTTCGGCTGTCCGCAAATCGATCTCACCGGGCGACCGGTCGCGGCTTGGCTGCATCAGGACGACGCTCCGGCCCTGGCCGCAGCGGACGCGGAGCTGAATCAAGAGCCGCGGCGCGCCTCCTGCGAATCCCGCTGGCTGACCCCGCAGGGCTGGCGCTGGATCGCGTGGGAGGAAAAGGCGATCGGCGAAGGCGACGTCTGGATCGGCGTGCGCTCGGTCGGACACGACATCACCCGCCAACGCGTGGCGGAGGACCAATATTTCAAGCTGTCCCGCGCCGTCGAGCAGTCGCCGGTGGCGATCGCGATCACCGACGCCGACGGCAACGTGCAATACGTGAACGCCAAGTTCACGGAGGCGACGGGCTACACGCTCGAGCGCCTGCTCGACGAGGACGTGCAGGTGTTGCGCGAGGGTCACCCCGACGAGAATTCCTACCAACAATTTTGGGAAACCGTGCGCCGCGGCCAGGAGTGGCGCGGGGAGTTGACGCGCGAAGGTCCGGACGGCCGAAAGGTTTTCGAATCGGTGCAGGTGTGCTGCCTGCGCAGTCCGACCGGTGAAGTCACGAATTTCCTGTGCCTGCGCGAAGACATCACCGGCCGCAAGACGCTAGAGGATCAGCTGCGCCAGGCGCAGAAGATGGAGAGCCTCGGCACGCTCGCAGGCGGCATCGCCCACGACTTCAACAACATCATCGCCGTGATGAACGGCTATGCGGAGTTCGCTTTGCTGAACCCCGGCGATGTGGCGTTGCTCGAGAAATGCATCCGGGAAATCAAGAAGGCCTCGCAGCGCGCGAGTGGATTGGTGCGGCAGATCCTGACTTTCTCGCGCAAGGCGGAAGTGCGTTTCGCGCCGCTCGATTTGAACCAGCTCACGCGCGAGTTGGTGGCGCTGCTTTCGGAGACGTTTCCCCGGAATCTCACCTTCAGTTTCGCACTGGAAGAGAACCTGCCGCCGTTGCTCGCAGACCAGAACCAGTTGCAGCAGGTGATTCTGAATCTCTGCGTGAACGCGCGCGACGCCATGCCGTCGGGCGGATCGATCACCGTCACCACCAGCCGGGTTGAAGGCGCGGCCGTCCCACCGGCGATCGTCGGAGCGCGAGCCTGCGCGTGCCTCGCTATCGCGGATACCGGCACGGGCATGACACCCGAGGTGCGCGCGCGCATTTTCGAACCGTTCTTCACCACCAAAGCGGTCAACCAAGGGACCGGACTCGGTCTCGCGGTCGTCTACGGCATTGTCGCCAGCCACGAAGGCGCAATCGAAGTCGAGAGTGCGCTGGGCAAAGGCAGCACGTTCAAAGTATATCTGCCGCTCGCCGACACTGCCGTGCCTCCGGCGGTCGCCACCAAGGCCAGCGAATTTCCCGGCGGCAGCGAATCCCTGCTCGTGGTCGACGACGAAGCGCCACTGCGCCTCCTGCTCGACGCCGCCCTCTCGCGCAAAGGATACTCGGTCCGCAGCGCCGGCGACGGCTTGGAGGCGATCGAAGTGATCGCCTCGACCGGCGATAAACTGGACGCCGTGCTCCTCGATTTGAACATGCCGGGCGCCAACGGCCTCGAAGTCTACCGCGTGATCCGCGCCACCAATCCCAAACTGAAAGTTCTGGTGCTCACCGGACATCTCACGCCCGAGACGCGCACGGAATTCGAGCGCATGGGCGCGCGGCACTTTGTGAAGAAGCCCTACACCCTCGAAGAACTCGGCCGCGCGCTGCGCGCCGTCCTGGACGGAAAAGAACCGAGATATTGA
- a CDS encoding HDOD domain-containing protein, whose amino-acid sequence MSPPSTPSVPGPVVLDDQEIRRRINACPKLASLQANNEALSELVKSDQSLTSQIAEIIRRDPSLSARLLRMVNSVYFGLGARVNNIEEAVFFLGLRQIRELSVATPVIEELERLQGNVSAPLPWKDLWAHSIGSAILTREILRATPLSIDDDTDYLVGLLHNIGKVVMAYAFPDELVQISNTPAKTPKDICRLERQLIGWDHAQIGAHYLQKHQVCEEIAMAVRYHCEPDRAPRHRLFAAAVQVADHLVRYSGVSGGFEKVEPVERDSWLQLEGWNVLYGADGPESTLARASIENALQRLPAMLSGLV is encoded by the coding sequence ATGTCGCCTCCGTCCACACCGTCTGTTCCCGGTCCTGTCGTGCTCGATGATCAAGAAATTCGGCGCCGCATCAACGCGTGCCCGAAGCTGGCGTCGCTGCAGGCCAACAACGAAGCGCTGAGCGAGCTGGTCAAATCGGACCAGAGTCTCACGTCGCAGATCGCGGAGATCATCCGCCGCGACCCGTCGCTCTCGGCCCGACTGTTGCGCATGGTGAACTCGGTCTATTTCGGTCTCGGCGCGCGCGTGAACAACATCGAGGAGGCGGTGTTCTTCCTCGGTTTGCGTCAAATCCGCGAGCTGTCCGTCGCGACGCCGGTCATCGAGGAACTCGAACGCCTGCAAGGCAACGTGTCCGCTCCCCTGCCTTGGAAGGATCTCTGGGCGCACAGCATCGGCTCGGCGATCCTCACGCGGGAAATCCTCCGCGCCACGCCGCTGTCGATCGACGACGATACGGACTACCTGGTCGGGTTGCTGCACAACATCGGCAAGGTCGTCATGGCCTACGCCTTTCCGGATGAGTTGGTGCAGATTTCCAACACCCCGGCGAAGACGCCGAAAGACATCTGCCGCCTCGAGCGGCAGCTGATCGGCTGGGACCACGCGCAGATCGGCGCGCATTACCTGCAGAAGCACCAAGTCTGCGAGGAAATCGCGATGGCTGTGCGCTATCATTGCGAGCCTGATCGGGCGCCGCGCCACCGGCTGTTCGCCGCCGCGGTGCAAGTGGCGGATCATCTCGTGCGCTATTCCGGCGTTTCCGGTGGGTTCGAGAAAGTCGAGCCCGTGGAGCGCGACAGTTGGCTGCAACTCGAAGGCTGGAACGTGCTTTACGGCGCCGACGGCCCGGAATCGACGCTCGCCCGCGCCTCGATCGAGAACGCACTCCAGCGCCTGCCGGCGATGCTCAGCGGCCTGGTCTGA